In Leifsonia sp. ZF2019, a genomic segment contains:
- a CDS encoding AAA family ATPase: MITTVAVSGYRSLRDLVLPLGRLTVVTGANGAGKSSLYRSLRLLAGCGKDEVVVAIAREGGLDSTLWAGPEQIGRAVRDGRAPVQGTVRRGPVALRLGVQLDDDGDGLGYALDLGLPQITKSAFARDPELKAETLWTGGAPRPSTIAAERRGGHVRVRDDDGGWTELGRTLRPFESLLTEVIDPVRAPEVLRMREQLRSWRFYDHFRTDASAPSRLPQLGTRTPVLSADGLDVAAAVQTLRELGRGDAFDAAIDDAFPGSRVEVAVDGSQFSLRVRQPGLLRPLAGPELSDGTLRYLLWATALLSPRPPRLLVVNEPETSLHPDLLPALGALLVAAAADAQTVVVTHSQELRAAIERAAQRGPAETLRYVELEKRLGETVVVGQEGLLDRPSWHWPSR, from the coding sequence GTGATCACCACCGTCGCCGTCTCCGGCTACCGCTCGCTGCGCGATCTCGTCCTGCCGCTCGGGAGGCTGACCGTGGTCACAGGGGCCAACGGCGCCGGCAAGTCGTCGCTCTACCGTTCGCTGCGGCTCCTCGCCGGGTGCGGGAAGGATGAGGTCGTCGTCGCGATCGCCCGCGAAGGCGGTCTCGATTCCACCTTGTGGGCGGGGCCCGAACAGATCGGACGCGCGGTGCGAGACGGGCGCGCGCCGGTGCAGGGCACGGTGCGGCGCGGACCTGTGGCCCTGAGGCTCGGGGTGCAGCTCGACGACGACGGGGACGGCCTGGGCTACGCGCTGGATCTCGGATTACCGCAGATCACGAAGTCGGCCTTCGCACGGGATCCCGAGCTCAAGGCGGAGACGCTCTGGACCGGAGGTGCACCCCGACCGTCCACCATCGCGGCCGAACGCCGCGGCGGCCACGTGCGCGTGCGCGATGACGACGGCGGGTGGACCGAGCTCGGCCGCACGCTACGGCCGTTCGAGAGCCTGCTGACGGAGGTGATCGATCCGGTCCGCGCACCCGAGGTGCTCAGGATGCGGGAGCAGCTGCGCTCCTGGCGGTTCTACGACCACTTCCGCACCGACGCGAGCGCTCCGTCGCGTCTCCCGCAACTCGGCACCCGGACTCCCGTGCTCTCCGCCGACGGCCTCGATGTCGCCGCGGCGGTACAGACCCTGCGCGAGCTGGGCCGCGGCGACGCGTTCGATGCGGCGATCGACGATGCGTTCCCGGGCAGCCGCGTGGAGGTGGCGGTCGACGGTTCGCAGTTCTCCCTCAGGGTCCGCCAGCCCGGACTCCTGAGACCACTCGCCGGCCCCGAGCTGTCCGACGGCACCCTCCGCTATCTGCTCTGGGCGACCGCGCTGCTGAGCCCACGGCCTCCCCGGCTCCTGGTCGTCAACGAGCCGGAGACCAGCCTGCATCCGGACCTGCTCCCCGCACTCGGCGCACTCCTCGTCGCCGCCGCGGCGGACGCACAGACCGTCGTGGTGACGCATTCGCAGGAGCTGCGCGCGGCGATCGAACGGGCCGCCCAACGGGGCCCCGCGGAGACTCTGCGCTACGTCGAACTCGAGAAGCGGCTCGGCGAGACCGTCGTCGTCGGCCAGGAAGGGCTGCTCGACCGACCGTCGTGGCACTGGCCGAGCCGCTGA
- a CDS encoding GNAT family N-acetyltransferase, with protein sequence MTLTLHRPRLLRGPALEDPVVAPVLGTDRLLLRPYGASDAVDWLAIEADDRVRAGLGWPQRTDRQALDHLRARRHHTVLSQVGDFLALAVELDGHVIGDVSLHLRTLAEETRSVEIGWLQRSDRCGHGYATEAADAALDLAFGRLGAVLVTAVIDRANAPSARLARRLGFRLAGTTAARATWVLAREERAASTNADIAGRASAP encoded by the coding sequence ATGACTCTGACACTGCACCGCCCTCGTCTGCTGCGCGGTCCAGCGCTCGAGGACCCCGTGGTCGCCCCGGTGCTCGGTACCGACAGGCTGCTCCTGCGCCCATACGGCGCATCGGATGCCGTCGACTGGCTCGCGATCGAGGCCGACGACCGCGTGCGCGCCGGTCTCGGCTGGCCGCAGCGGACCGACCGGCAGGCTCTCGACCATCTTCGCGCGCGCCGCCACCACACGGTCCTCAGCCAGGTGGGTGACTTCCTGGCGCTCGCCGTGGAGCTGGACGGTCATGTGATCGGCGACGTCTCCCTGCATCTGCGGACGCTCGCGGAAGAGACGCGCAGCGTCGAGATCGGCTGGCTGCAGCGCTCGGACCGTTGCGGCCACGGCTATGCGACCGAGGCGGCCGACGCCGCGCTCGACCTGGCATTCGGGAGGCTCGGCGCCGTGCTCGTCACGGCCGTGATCGACCGCGCCAATGCACCGTCCGCACGCCTTGCCCGACGCCTCGGATTCCGCCTCGCCGGCACGACCGCGGCCCGGGCGACCTGGGTGCTGGCGCGCGAGGAACGCGCAGCCTCGACGAACGCCGACATTGCGGGACGCGCGTCCGCTCCGTGA
- a CDS encoding quinone oxidoreductase family protein, which produces MRAAVVTSFDSPPEYAEWPEPAASSDDSLVVDVLAAALHPRVRSQADGSHYTSTGDLPFVPGIDAVVRDASGHLRYALLHESELGTFAERTVVPREATVPLPDDIDVARVAAAMNPVMSSWVALRRRIAFQPDSRVLVLGATGNAGRLALQVARTLGASEVIAAGRDAHRTASLLGHGADTTIGFDELSRAADVDVVLDYVWGAPTERALVDVVTARSDRSRPLHWVEIGSVAGPTASIPSAAFRAARLDLVGSGIGSVSAAEFGAELPAIAEAVSRGTFDVEARPVHLSDLTAVWAEDPGAAGRVVFVP; this is translated from the coding sequence ATGCGCGCCGCAGTCGTCACCTCGTTCGATTCCCCGCCCGAGTACGCCGAGTGGCCGGAACCGGCCGCATCGTCCGACGACTCCCTCGTCGTCGACGTGCTCGCCGCCGCCCTGCACCCTCGCGTGCGCTCGCAGGCGGACGGCAGCCACTACACGAGCACGGGGGACCTGCCGTTCGTCCCCGGCATCGACGCCGTCGTACGCGACGCGAGCGGACACCTGCGCTACGCCCTGCTGCACGAGAGCGAGCTCGGCACCTTCGCCGAGCGCACCGTCGTACCGCGCGAGGCGACGGTGCCCCTCCCGGACGACATCGACGTCGCCCGGGTCGCCGCCGCGATGAACCCGGTCATGTCGTCATGGGTGGCGCTCCGCCGCCGGATCGCGTTCCAGCCCGACTCCCGTGTACTCGTCCTCGGCGCGACCGGCAACGCGGGCCGCCTCGCCCTGCAGGTCGCCCGCACGCTCGGTGCGAGCGAGGTCATCGCCGCCGGTCGCGACGCACACCGCACGGCCTCCCTGCTCGGCCACGGAGCGGACACGACCATCGGGTTCGACGAGCTGTCGCGGGCGGCGGACGTGGACGTCGTCCTCGACTACGTCTGGGGCGCCCCGACCGAACGGGCTCTCGTGGATGTCGTCACCGCCCGCTCCGACCGCAGCCGACCGCTCCACTGGGTCGAGATCGGCTCCGTCGCGGGCCCGACCGCGAGCATCCCGTCGGCCGCCTTCCGCGCCGCCCGCCTCGACCTCGTCGGCAGCGGCATCGGATCGGTGTCGGCCGCCGAGTTCGGCGCCGAGCTGCCCGCCATCGCCGAGGCCGTCTCGCGCGGCACCTTCGACGTGGAGGCGCGCCCGGTGCACCTGAGCGACCTCACCGCCGTGTGGGCGGAGGATCCGGGCGCGGCGGGGCGCGTGGTGTTCGTGCCCTGA
- a CDS encoding MarR family winged helix-turn-helix transcriptional regulator → MSERSDDDTPPGDDPLVDALVQTSFVVMGVLTRVAAEHDLSLTQLRMLGVLRDRRPRMAQLAQLLGLDKSTVSGLIERAERRGLVRRVPSAADARAVEVEATDAGHVLARSGADEVRDALQPLFGALDVRGRTALQRELDRLLADLRG, encoded by the coding sequence ATGAGCGAGAGAAGCGACGACGACACCCCACCCGGTGACGACCCCCTGGTGGATGCGCTGGTCCAGACCTCGTTCGTCGTGATGGGTGTGCTCACCCGTGTCGCCGCCGAGCACGACCTGTCGCTCACCCAGCTGCGGATGCTCGGAGTGCTGCGCGACCGCCGCCCGCGGATGGCGCAGCTCGCGCAGCTGCTCGGCCTCGACAAGTCGACGGTCTCCGGTCTCATCGAGCGGGCCGAGCGCCGAGGTCTGGTGCGTCGCGTGCCGAGTGCCGCCGACGCCCGGGCGGTGGAGGTGGAGGCGACGGACGCCGGTCACGTGTTGGCCCGCTCCGGAGCCGACGAGGTGCGCGATGCACTCCAGCCACTGTTCGGGGCGCTCGACGTGCGGGGGAGGACCGCCCTGCAGCGGGAGCTCGACCGGCTGCTGGCGGATCTGCGCGGCTGA
- a CDS encoding class I SAM-dependent methyltransferase, with protein MFPYEQLRRRPDVEAPNLFASDAADRLLADTAGDAVLRPGLAVIGDAYGALTLAAAERGARDIRVHQDPLTGERALDQNAVALATALDLPATGIYTHHPLDESLVRGATTVLLRLPRSLEALAEIAALIAEHARPEVQVFAGGMLKHMSVAMNGVLAEVFGAVQVSLARQKARVLTATEPHPAAATVLDRWPERAFDDASGLWVCAHGAAFAGASVDIGTRFLLSVLPQAAPEARTAIDLGCGTGLLASALATARPGLSVIGTDQSAAAVASARATAAANHVADRVSVVRDDGLGSQPSASADLIVLNPPFHIGGAVHTGIAHRMFADAARVLRPGGELWSVWNSHLGYRPALERTVGPTRQIARNPKFTVTASRAP; from the coding sequence ATGTTCCCGTACGAGCAGCTGCGGCGCCGGCCCGACGTGGAGGCGCCCAATCTGTTCGCCTCGGATGCGGCCGACCGGCTGCTGGCCGACACGGCGGGAGACGCGGTGCTCCGCCCGGGCCTGGCGGTGATCGGCGACGCCTACGGCGCCCTCACCCTGGCGGCGGCGGAGCGCGGTGCGCGGGACATCCGTGTCCACCAGGACCCGCTCACCGGCGAGCGTGCCCTCGACCAGAACGCCGTCGCGCTGGCAACCGCCCTCGACCTCCCCGCCACCGGCATCTACACGCACCACCCTCTCGACGAATCCTTGGTGCGCGGCGCGACGACGGTGCTCCTGCGGCTGCCGCGCAGCCTGGAGGCGCTCGCAGAGATCGCCGCGCTGATCGCCGAGCATGCCCGGCCGGAGGTGCAGGTGTTCGCCGGCGGGATGCTGAAGCACATGAGCGTGGCCATGAACGGCGTGCTCGCCGAGGTCTTCGGCGCGGTCCAGGTGTCGCTCGCGCGGCAGAAGGCCCGGGTCCTGACCGCCACGGAGCCGCATCCCGCCGCCGCGACCGTGCTCGACCGGTGGCCCGAGCGCGCGTTCGACGACGCGTCCGGCCTGTGGGTGTGTGCGCACGGGGCGGCGTTCGCCGGCGCGTCCGTCGACATCGGCACCCGCTTCCTGCTGAGCGTGCTGCCGCAGGCGGCGCCGGAGGCGCGCACGGCGATCGATCTCGGCTGCGGCACCGGTCTGCTCGCCTCCGCCCTCGCCACCGCGCGCCCGGGGCTGAGCGTCATCGGGACGGACCAGTCCGCCGCCGCGGTCGCGTCCGCGCGGGCGACCGCCGCCGCCAACCACGTCGCCGACCGGGTCTCGGTGGTGCGGGACGACGGCCTCGGCTCCCAGCCGAGCGCGTCTGCCGATCTCATCGTGCTCAACCCGCCGTTCCACATCGGCGGCGCCGTGCACACAGGGATCGCGCACCGGATGTTCGCCGACGCCGCGCGGGTGCTCCGACCCGGCGGCGAGCTGTGGTCGGTGTGGAACTCCCACCTGGGGTACCGTCCCGCTCTCGAGCGCACCGTCGGTCCGACCCGGCAGATCGCCCGCAACCCGAAGTTCACGGTCACGGCCTCGCGCGCGCCCTGA
- a CDS encoding TetR/AcrR family transcriptional regulator C-terminal domain-containing protein, giving the protein MPQPPSDTRADRPARRVGRPTTTVLTRDLIAEAALRLLDEGGTDGFTMARLAQTLRVRPSALYNHVDGKEDVIAGIRELISDRIDVSAFATEPWDRAMLHWAYSYRVAFAGHPPTIAMLATMPLHGALRTMRMYDTVVAAMVAAGWPEPEVLPTIVAVESFILGSALDAVAPGDMFDPTGAEAEVPAFASAYSARAAAVGDAPPADGAFAIGLHALLDGLRTRFATFAH; this is encoded by the coding sequence GTGCCCCAGCCTCCGAGCGACACCCGCGCCGATCGACCGGCGCGTCGCGTCGGCCGGCCGACCACCACGGTGCTCACGCGCGACCTCATCGCGGAGGCCGCACTGCGCCTCCTCGACGAGGGCGGCACCGACGGGTTCACCATGGCCCGACTCGCCCAGACCCTCCGCGTGCGGCCCAGCGCCCTCTACAACCACGTCGACGGCAAGGAGGACGTCATCGCGGGCATCCGGGAACTCATCAGCGACAGGATCGATGTCAGCGCGTTCGCGACCGAGCCCTGGGATCGGGCGATGCTGCACTGGGCGTACTCGTACCGCGTCGCGTTCGCCGGCCATCCCCCGACCATCGCGATGCTCGCCACGATGCCGCTGCACGGCGCGCTGCGCACGATGCGGATGTACGACACGGTCGTCGCCGCCATGGTCGCCGCGGGATGGCCCGAGCCGGAGGTGCTGCCCACGATCGTCGCGGTCGAGTCGTTCATCCTCGGCTCGGCGCTCGACGCGGTCGCCCCGGGGGACATGTTCGACCCGACCGGAGCGGAGGCGGAGGTGCCGGCGTTCGCATCCGCGTACAGCGCCCGCGCAGCCGCAGTCGGGGACGCGCCTCCGGCCGACGGCGCCTTCGCGATCGGCCTGCACGCGCTGCTCGACGGCCTGCGCACCCGCTTCGCGACCTTCGCGCACTGA
- a CDS encoding APC family permease, with translation MTTTDLPAQPRLKRALGPTALILFGLTYLAPVTVFTTYGIVTESTDNHLPSAYVVALVAMLFTALSYGAMARAFPVSGSAYTYTQQSFGGHIGFLTGWTLMLDYLFLPMINFLLIGLYLNTQFPEVPQWVFALASLLLVLLFNVLGITLVNKLNVAIVALSVLLVVVFAVLAIKELATNPSSSTPSLIEPFLPGSGGLGPIFSGAAVLALSFLGFDAVSTLSEEAKNPKRDIPRAILLTTLIGGAIFIVVSWLGALVFPDWRDFANVDSAGVDLMAKVGGTFLTSFFVAVYVVGAFGSGMTTQVSVSRIIYSMGRDKVLPGIFGTLHSRFRTPWVAAVAVSIVSLLSLVLTLDVAATMISFGALAAFSMVNLSVIRHHLFPKGGREKPTAGEWLRYGLLPAIGFLLTVWLWTSLTATTFVVGLSWMALGVIYLAVLTRGFRRKPPVMDFSEKEDAVPAEA, from the coding sequence ATGACCACGACCGACCTGCCCGCCCAGCCGCGCCTCAAGCGCGCTCTCGGGCCGACCGCCCTCATCCTGTTCGGCCTCACCTACCTGGCGCCCGTGACGGTCTTCACGACGTATGGCATCGTGACGGAGTCGACCGACAACCACCTCCCCTCCGCGTATGTGGTCGCCCTCGTCGCCATGCTCTTCACCGCGTTGAGCTACGGGGCGATGGCGCGCGCGTTCCCCGTCTCCGGCTCCGCGTACACCTACACGCAGCAGTCGTTCGGCGGCCACATCGGCTTCCTCACCGGGTGGACGCTGATGCTCGACTACCTGTTCCTCCCGATGATCAACTTCCTGCTCATCGGCCTGTACCTGAACACGCAGTTCCCGGAGGTCCCGCAGTGGGTCTTCGCGCTCGCGTCGCTGCTGCTCGTTCTGCTGTTCAACGTGCTCGGCATCACGCTGGTCAACAAGCTGAACGTCGCGATCGTGGCCCTCTCCGTGCTGCTCGTCGTCGTGTTCGCCGTGCTCGCGATCAAGGAGCTCGCCACGAACCCGTCATCGAGCACCCCGAGCCTCATCGAGCCGTTCCTCCCCGGCTCCGGCGGCCTCGGTCCGATCTTCTCCGGCGCCGCCGTGCTCGCCCTGTCGTTCCTCGGCTTCGACGCGGTCTCCACGCTGTCGGAGGAGGCCAAGAACCCGAAGCGCGACATCCCCCGCGCCATCCTCCTCACCACCCTCATCGGCGGCGCGATCTTCATCGTCGTGTCGTGGCTCGGCGCCCTGGTCTTCCCCGACTGGCGCGACTTCGCGAACGTCGACTCCGCCGGCGTGGACCTCATGGCGAAGGTCGGCGGCACCTTCCTCACCTCGTTCTTCGTCGCCGTCTACGTCGTCGGCGCGTTCGGCTCGGGCATGACCACGCAGGTCAGCGTCTCGCGCATCATCTACTCGATGGGCCGCGACAAGGTCCTGCCCGGGATCTTCGGCACCCTCCACTCGCGTTTCCGCACCCCGTGGGTCGCCGCCGTCGCCGTGTCGATCGTGTCGCTGCTCTCGCTCGTGCTGACCCTCGACGTGGCGGCGACCATGATCTCCTTCGGCGCGCTCGCCGCCTTCTCGATGGTCAACCTCTCCGTCATCCGCCACCACCTCTTCCCGAAGGGCGGCCGCGAGAAGCCGACGGCGGGCGAGTGGCTGCGCTACGGTCTGCTCCCGGCGATCGGCTTCCTGCTCACGGTCTGGCTGTGGACCTCCCTCACCGCCACCACCTTCGTCGTCGGTCTCTCGTGGATGGCGCTCGGCGTCATCTACCTCGCGGTCCTCACCCGAGGCTTCCGCCGCAAGCCCCCCGTCATGGACTTCTCCGAGAAGGAGGACGCCGTCCCCGCGGAGGCGTGA
- the ppk2 gene encoding polyphosphate kinase 2, producing MADDTPATDLREYIEHLRATGYTVQGGHTPDPELIDPEGNPVYTWQEGYPYSERMSREQYDIEKYQLQVELLKFQYWLEDNDRRAVIVFEGRDAAGKGGTIKRFTEHLNPRTSRVVALSKPSDRERGQWYFQRYVQHLPTAGEIVMFDRSWYNRANVERVMGFCTDDEYETFMAQAPAFEKMLIDSGIHLTKFWFSVSRTEQRTRFAMRQLDPVRRWKLSPMDIASLDRWDEYTAAKEEMFRRTDKRHAPWTIVRSNDKKRARVNAMRYFLSQFDYDGKDPSVVRRPDPLIVMRGKRLDADE from the coding sequence ATGGCCGACGACACGCCCGCGACCGATCTGCGCGAGTACATCGAGCATCTGCGCGCCACCGGATACACCGTGCAGGGCGGGCACACCCCCGACCCCGAGCTGATCGACCCGGAGGGCAACCCGGTCTACACCTGGCAGGAGGGGTATCCCTATTCCGAGCGGATGAGCCGCGAGCAGTACGACATCGAGAAGTATCAGCTGCAGGTCGAGCTGCTGAAGTTCCAGTACTGGCTGGAGGACAACGACCGCCGGGCGGTCATCGTGTTCGAGGGCCGTGACGCCGCAGGCAAGGGCGGCACGATCAAGCGGTTCACAGAGCATCTCAACCCGCGTACGTCCCGGGTGGTCGCGCTGTCGAAGCCGAGCGACCGCGAGCGCGGGCAGTGGTATTTCCAGCGCTATGTGCAGCACCTCCCGACCGCCGGAGAGATCGTCATGTTCGACCGCTCCTGGTACAACCGCGCAAACGTGGAGCGCGTCATGGGGTTCTGCACCGACGACGAGTACGAGACGTTCATGGCGCAGGCCCCGGCCTTCGAGAAGATGCTCATCGACTCGGGCATCCATCTCACGAAGTTCTGGTTCTCCGTCTCGCGCACCGAGCAGCGCACGCGCTTCGCCATGCGCCAGCTCGACCCGGTGCGCCGGTGGAAGCTCTCGCCGATGGACATCGCCTCCCTCGACCGCTGGGACGAGTACACGGCGGCGAAGGAGGAGATGTTCCGCCGTACCGACAAGCGTCACGCCCCCTGGACGATCGTCCGCTCCAACGACAAGAAGCGCGCCCGCGTGAACGCGATGCGCTACTTCCTGAGCCAGTTCGACTACGACGGCAAGGATCCGTCGGTGGTGCGCCGTCCCGACCCGCTGATCGTCATGCGCGGCAAGCGGCTCGACGCGGACGAATAG
- a CDS encoding amidohydrolase has protein sequence MGTTVFVNGRILSGYRADAREAEAVAVVDGVVAAIGAEALALSAGAGEVIDLAGGVLAPAFGDGHAHPLQGGLEKLGPQVRSCGSVDEIVACVKEWAEAHPEQEWIYGGSYDATLAPEGMFDARWLDEAVPDRPVVLRAWDYHTVWVNSEALRRAGIDADTPEPALGRIPRRPDGTPLGILQEPGAVDLLVPVEPGRTHEDRVEALRLATAEYAALGVSWIQDAWVEPAEVEAYLAAAERGLLSTRVNLALRADPFRWRDQVPGFVEARRRVEELGDPLLTAATVKVFVDGVVENHTAAMLADYADIPGDRGLPNWEAAQLAEAAATFDRLGFQLHLHAIGDAACRTALDVFEHVERANGPRDRRPVIAHVQLADPADLPRFAALGVTANFEPLWAQLDPMMLDLTLPRLGPEREQLQYRIRTLLETAHISFGSDWPVSDNDWRPGIATAVTRQTAARVPEAGWTPAERIALPDALEAYSAGVTRQAFAEATRGELIVGAAPDLVWLDRDPRAVDPHDLRSIAVLGAWVAGVRRA, from the coding sequence ATGGGCACGACGGTCTTCGTCAACGGGAGGATCCTCTCCGGCTACCGTGCGGATGCGCGCGAAGCCGAGGCTGTCGCCGTGGTCGACGGTGTCGTCGCCGCGATCGGCGCCGAGGCCCTGGCGCTGAGCGCGGGCGCGGGCGAGGTGATCGACCTGGCCGGAGGCGTCCTCGCCCCCGCATTCGGAGACGGCCACGCGCACCCGCTGCAGGGCGGCCTGGAGAAGCTCGGGCCGCAGGTGCGGTCGTGCGGCAGCGTCGACGAGATCGTCGCGTGCGTGAAGGAGTGGGCCGAGGCGCATCCCGAGCAGGAGTGGATCTACGGCGGCAGCTACGACGCGACCCTCGCCCCCGAGGGGATGTTCGACGCCCGCTGGCTCGACGAGGCCGTTCCCGACCGCCCGGTCGTGCTGCGCGCCTGGGACTACCACACGGTCTGGGTCAACTCGGAGGCGCTGCGCCGCGCGGGCATCGACGCCGACACCCCGGAGCCGGCGCTCGGCCGCATCCCGCGCCGCCCGGACGGGACGCCGCTCGGAATCCTGCAGGAGCCCGGCGCCGTCGACCTCCTCGTACCGGTCGAGCCCGGCCGCACGCACGAGGACCGCGTGGAGGCGCTGCGCCTCGCCACCGCCGAGTACGCGGCCCTCGGCGTCAGCTGGATCCAGGATGCCTGGGTCGAGCCGGCCGAGGTGGAGGCGTACCTCGCCGCCGCCGAACGCGGCCTGCTCTCCACGCGCGTCAACCTGGCCCTGCGCGCCGACCCGTTCCGCTGGCGCGACCAGGTGCCCGGTTTCGTGGAGGCCCGCCGACGCGTCGAGGAGCTGGGCGACCCCCTGCTCACCGCGGCGACGGTCAAGGTCTTCGTCGACGGCGTCGTCGAGAACCACACCGCCGCGATGCTGGCCGACTACGCGGACATCCCGGGCGACCGCGGACTTCCGAACTGGGAGGCCGCCCAGCTCGCCGAGGCCGCCGCGACCTTCGACCGCCTCGGCTTCCAGCTGCACCTGCACGCGATCGGCGACGCCGCCTGCCGCACCGCGCTCGACGTGTTCGAGCACGTCGAGCGCGCGAACGGCCCGCGCGACCGCCGCCCCGTGATCGCCCACGTGCAGCTCGCGGACCCGGCCGACCTGCCGCGGTTCGCCGCGCTCGGCGTCACCGCCAACTTCGAGCCGCTCTGGGCGCAGCTCGACCCCATGATGCTCGACCTCACGCTCCCTCGCCTCGGGCCGGAGCGCGAACAGCTGCAGTACCGCATCCGTACGCTGCTGGAGACGGCTCACATCTCCTTCGGCAGCGACTGGCCGGTCAGCGACAACGACTGGCGGCCCGGGATCGCGACCGCGGTCACCCGGCAGACCGCGGCGCGCGTGCCCGAGGCGGGATGGACCCCCGCCGAGCGCATCGCGCTGCCCGACGCACTGGAGGCGTACTCCGCCGGCGTCACCCGCCAGGCTTTCGCCGAGGCGACCCGCGGCGAGCTCATCGTCGGCGCCGCGCCCGACCTCGTCTGGCTCGACCGCGATCCCCGCGCCGTCGACCCGCACGACCTGCGCTCGATCGCCGTACTCGGCGCCTGGGTCGCAGGCGTGCGCCGGGCCTGA